The stretch of DNA GACAGCACCGGCGCCAGCAAGGAGACGGTGGGCACGGGCGGGGCGGTCGTGTCGAGCACGTACGACGCCGTGCCCGGCGTACTCGTGTTGCCGGCGGCGTCGGTCGCGGTCACCGACAGCGTGTACGTGCCGTCGCCGAACCCGGAAAGGTCGAAGCCGTCACCGGCCGGGCAGGTTCCCGTGAACACCGTGCTGTTGCCGGGACCGGCGAGTGTGCAGTCGAAGCTGACGCCGGACTCGCTGTCGCTGACGACGAACGACGGGGTGAGGTCGTTCGACGGCGACGGCGGCGCACTCACCGTCGGTGCCGGCGGCGGTGTGGTGTCCCTCGTCCAGGTCGCGGATGCCGAGGAGGTGTTGCCGGCCGGGTCGGTCGCGGTGACGGTCAGCTGGTACTGCCCGTCGAGGCTGTCCGAGGACGTGTCGAACGTGCCGTCGGCCGGGCAGACTCCGTCGAACACGGTGGCGTCGCTCGGATCGACCAGCACGCAGGACAAGGTGGCGTCGGACTCGGCATCCGAGATGGTGAACGTCGGGGACTTGTCGTTCGACGGAGAGGGCGGCGCGACGACGGTGGGAGCCGGCGGCGGCGTCGTGTCGAGGGTGTAGTCCGCGCTGCCGGCCGGACTCGAGTTGCCGGCCTCATCGGTGGCGGTGACCGAGAGGGTGTAGTCGCCATCATGACCCGGGCCGGCCAGGTTCAACGTCAGTCCGGACTGGCACTGGGACGGCGGAATCGGGTACGAGATCGGACCGTTGAGCGAGCAGCTGAGGGTGACGCCCGGTTCGGTGTCGGAAATCGTGAAGGACGGAGACGTGTCGTTCGACGGCGACGCCGGGCCGGTCACGACCGGCGCCGGCGGCGGAGTGGTGTCGAGGGTGTAGCTGGCCAGGCCGGCCGGTCCGGCCTGCCCGAGGCCGTCGATCGCGACGACCGAGAGCTGGTAGGTCCCGTCCGCCGCACCGGCCAGGTCGATGACGGTGGACGGGCCGCACTCCGAGGTCGTGACCGGCGACGGGCCGCTGACGTCGCACTCGTAGGTCAGACCGACCGGGTCGGAGTCGGTGACCGTGAAGTCAGGCGCGCGGGAGTTGCTCGGCGAGGCAGGTGCGGTGACGACCGGCACGGAGGGGCCGCCGGCTTCGAACTCGTAGGTCGCCGAAGCGGGAACGCTCTGCAGTCCAGCCGCATCCTTGACCACCACGGTGAGGGTGTAGGTGCCTTCCGCAGCGGCCGACAGGTCGAGCGTCGTCGATGCCCCGCAGACGGGCGTCGGCACCGTCGACGGGCCGCTGACCTGGCATTCGGCGGTGCCGCCCGGCTCGATCCCGGAGACCGTGAACGTCGGGCTGTCGTCGGTCCCTGGCGACGTCGGCGCGGTCACTACCGGTGCCGCCGGGATATGGGTGTCGAGCTGGTAGGTCGCGGTGCCCTCGCTGCTGACGTTGCCGTCCTTGGTCTGCGTCACGTGCAGCGTGTATGTGCCGTCGTCGCCGCCGGACAGGTCGAGCTCGGACGACGCGCCGCAGCTCTCGACCGACACTGCGGGGCCACCGGACGGGCCGGTCACCGTACAGGTGAGGGTGGCTCCCGAGACGATGCCGGTGACGGTGAAGCCCGGATGACGGGAGTACCCGATCGAGGCGTCGGCGTTGACGTCGGGTGCGGCCGGCTGGACGGTGTCCAGGGTGTACGTCGAGGTCGCGGCGGCCCCGGTCACTCCGCCGGCGGTAGGTGTCACCGAGAAGGTGTACTGCCCGTTGGTGCCATCGGCCGGCGCGTTGTTCAGGTCCGGCGACGTGTACGGGCTCGTGCAGTGAGCCGCCGTGTCGACCGCGTCGCCGGACGGATCGTCGAGCTCGCACGAGGCAGTCGCGCCGGTCGGCAGGCTGAAGCTCCAGGACGGCGTCGTGTCGTTGTCGGGCGAGGTCGGGCTTGCGGTAATCGTCGGCGACACGGGTGCGACGTCGACCGTCGACGTGGCTGAGGGTGTCGTGCCGACATCGACGTCAGCGGCGTCGGACGCGTAGACGGTAAACGTGTAGCTGCCACCCGGATCCGCCGAGACGTCGTAGTCGGCGGGCGATGTGCAGTCGGCGAGCGCGGACACCGTCGTCGCACCTTCGGTCAGCTCGCAGCTGGCCGGGCTCGCATTGCTGAACGTCCACTCGAGAGTGGTCGCCGTGGTGGCGTTCGACGGGCTCGAGTCGATCGCCGGACCACCCCCCGCGGCGGCCGATCCGACCCCCAACGTCAGGGTGCCGGCGCCGAGCAGGATCGCGACAGCAACGGACGTGGCGCGGCGCATCGCTCCGCTCCATCGATTTCGCCCGCGCGCCGTCCCTCTCATCACGCCTTGAATCGACCGATTTCACGCTCGTCTTGACGCCATTTGGCGCACGAAACCGGGGCGCTGAGGACCAATCCTCCACAGACAAGAAAGGTTGACAGATCGGCCGGCCCGGGCCATCCTCGAGGTACGAACGTCAACCGTGGTTGACACACAGTTCGGGAGGATTTGATGCGATCCGGGCCCTGGCCCTATCCGTCGTACGCCGACCGGCGCTGGCTGGGCGGAGAGCGCGGCCCGGACCCCGCTCTCGCGGCGGTGGTCCGAGCGGTGCGGGCAACCGTGGCCGCGGGCGGCGCAGAGGTATCCCCGGAGTCCGAATCCGTGCTGCAGGGCCTCGCCGGGCTGGCCTCGATTGCCGAGCGCACGGAGTGGGCAATGCTCTCGCTGGTCGGTGAGGCGCGGGCCCGCGGCGCGTCCTGGGCCGCGGTGGGCGCGGCGCTCGGCGTGTCCAAGCAGGCGGCGCAACAGCGCTTCGCGCCGTACGTTCGGCAGGCCCTCGAGCAGGCTCCCCGGCCGGTCGAGCGCTAGCGCCGATCCCTAGCCGAGGTGCGGGTAGCGCCAGTCGGTCGGCGGCGCGAAGGTCTCCTTGATCGTCCGCGGCGAGGTCCAGCGCATGAGGTTGTGGGCCGAACCGGCCTTGTCGTTCGTACCACTCGCGCGAGCGCCACCGAACGGTTGCTGACCGACGACGGCACCGGTCGGCTTGTCGTTGATGTAGAAGTTGCCGGCGGCATAACGCAGTGCATCGGCCGCGGTCGCGATCGCACGCCGATCCTGCGCGAAGATCGACCCGGTCAAGGCGTATCGCGTCGACGACGCAGCGTGCGTCAGGATCTCCTCATAGTCACCGTCGTCGTAGACGTGGACACTGAGGATCGGACCGAAGTACTCGGTCGTGAAGACCTCGTTGGTCGGGTCGCTGCCCTCGATGATCGTCGGCCGGACGAAGTAACCGACGCTGTCGTCGACGGTGCCCCCGGTAAGGATCGACAACGCGGGGTCCTGCTTCACGCGGTCGAGCACGCCCGCCAACCGGTCGAACGAACGCCGGTCGATGACGGCGCCGAGGAAGTTCGAGAAGTCGGTGACGTCCCCCATCGGCAACGCCTCGGTGTCGCTGATGAGATCGTCACGCATCCGCTGCCACAGCGACGACGGGAGGTAGGCCCGTGATGCCGCCGAGCACTTTTGGCCCTGGTACTCGAACGCACCACGCACCAGCCCCACCCGCAGCGCCTCGACATCGGCAGAGGGATGCGCGACGACGAAGTCCTTGCCGCCGGTCTCCCCCACCAACCGCGGGTAGCTGCGGTAGCTGTCGAGGTTCGCTCCCACCGTGTGCCACAGGTGTTGGAAGGTCGCGGTTGATCCCGTGAAATGCACACCGGCAAGGTCCGGATGAACCAGCGCAACCTCACTCACCGCTCGACCGTCGCCGGTCACGAGGTTGATGACGCCGGGCGGCAGGCCGGCGGTCTCGAGCAGCCGGATCAGCACCTGCGCGGCGAAGCCTTGCGTCGGTGATGGCTTCCACACCACCGGGACACCCATGAGCACCGGCGCGGTCGCGAGGTTCGCGGCGATCGCCGTGAAGTTGAACGGTGAGATCGCGAGGACGAAGCCTTCGAGCGGGCGATGGTCGAAGCGGTTCCACACTCCCGGGCCGGAGATCGGCTGCTCGCTCAGGATCTGCCGGGCGAAATGCACGTTGAACCGCCAGAAGTCGATCGTCTCGCACGCGGAGTCGATCTCGGCCTGGTAGCAGGTCTTCGACTGACCGAGCATGGTGGCCGCGTTGAGCTCGTCGCGCCAGGGCCCGGCCAGCAGGTCCGCCGCTTTGAGGATGACTGCCGCCCGGTCCTCGAAGCTCAGTGCCCGCCACTGTGGCGCGGCGTCGAGCGCCGCGTCGACTGCGCGCGTGACCTGCTCCGTGGTCGCGTTGTAGGTGTGCCCGAGAACCGATGCGTGCCGGTGTGGCTCGACGACCGGAACGGGTTCGCCCTTGCCCGCAACCCGCTCGCCGGCGATGGTGAGTGGAAGGTCGATCGGACCGCCCGCGACGAGCTCCTTCAGCTTCGCCTCGAGGGTCGCGCGCTCGGCCGAACCGGGTGCGTACATCCGAACCGTTTCGTTGGTGGGAACCGGCACGGTGGTCACAGCGTCCATCCCGCCATCTTGCCACCGGTGCGCGAGTCGCAACCAGCCGGCGACGGTCAGTGCAGGAGGTGCGGAAGCTCCTGTACGGCGTACCAACCCAGCTCGACAGCTTCGGCCTCGTCGATGTCGAACTGCGCGTCATCGTCACCAGGTGCGGCGGCCTCGAGCGCGGAAACCGCTTGCGTGACAACCGGCTCGGCGTCGACGTCGTCGATGAGTGCACTCGCCCAGCGGACCATCGGGACCGCTCTGTCCAGAGTGATCGCGGAACGGCCCGCGGGTGATGCGGGCTGGGCCTCCGGGTCTTCGACGTCGACGGCAAGCACGACCCGGCGCCGCGGTGCGGATGGATCGAGCGCGAGCAGGCGCAACGAAGAGACCGCGGCGTCGAGCTGCGCCGCGTGCTCGAGCTCGTCGAGGTCCGCGTCGTGATACCACTCGCGCAGGGCGGCGGTGACCGCATGCGCCGGGACACCCGCCAGGTCGGACGGGCGTGCCGCGCCTGCGGCCAGCCACTCGACGAGCATCGGAAAGGTGCCGGGCAGGTAGACGCGCACGACGTCGGTGGTTCTCAGCCGGCTGCCGAGAGCGGCGGCCCGGCGTCCGCGAGCGCGGCCGCGGTCGTCGTCAGCGAAACCTCGAGCACCTGCTTGCGCCGCCGGTGATCCATCAGGTTGACCCCGATTGCCTCGAGGTCGGCCCGGCCCGGGCCGAGCACGGTCACGCTCGCGCCCCGGCGGCGTACCTTGCCTGCCTCGTGCAGCACTCGTTTGGTCATCGCCCGGCGGAACCGCCGCTCCATCCGCCCGACCATCGAAGCCGGCTCGTCGTAGTCGAACGACGCCATCGGTGCGAGGACGTAGACCTCGTCGAGGCCACGGTCGCAGAGCAGGTCGATCGAGGTCGGCGACAGCGTCCCCCCGTCGACGTAGCGACGGCCGTCGATCTCGACCGCGGCGTACCAACCGGGAATCGCGCACGAGGACATCACCGCCTCGGGCATGGTGGCCGCGGGCGCGTCACCTCGGCCGAAGGCGATCCGTCGTCCGCTGTCGTAGTCCATGGCGACCACCCAGACCTCCGGTGCGGCCGGCCACGCACCGGACGGGTTGGCCGCGCGAATCAGGTCGCCGACCGGGGCGAGGCTGCCCCGACCCCGAGGGGCGAAGGCAGCGAACGCCGCGAGCGGCGGGACGCGTCGGGGATGCAAGACCGTCCGCGCAACCAGCGCGCGCGAACCGATGCGTAGCCGCGGCATCGGGGGCAGCGCGCCCCCGCTCGCCGTGTCCGGGTCGAAATCGATCCGCGGGTCACCGGGCGCGAGCACACCACGCTGATGGTTGACCAGGCTCTGCGCGCCCACCCCGCTTCCGAGCAGCCCGGCAAGGACCGACCCGGCCGACGTACCGATGATCACCTCTGCCTCGCGCGGATCCCAGCCGAGGGCCTGCTCGAGCGCCGACAGCGCGCCGATCATCCACGACGCACCGAGCACGCCGCCGCCGCCGAGAACGAGGCCCCTTCGTGGTGTTGCCGCGGTCATCGGGCCGTCTCCAACAGTTCGGTGAGGGACTCCTCGATGCAGGCGGCCAGCACGTCCACATCGGGCATGGAGTCCCTGTCGCAGTTCAGGCCGTAGTAAACACCGCCGTTGTAGGACGTGAGGCCGATCGTGATGGCCTGACCCTTGGCCAGCGGCACCACCGGATAACAGTCGATCATCTGCGCGCCCGCCGCGTAGAGGGGGAACTGCGGGCCGGGCACGTTCGTCACCACAACATTGAACAGCCGCCGCGACAGCCCTGAGGCCAGCCGCGCCGCAGCCAGGTGGATGGTCGGCGGCGCGAATCCGGTCAGGCGGACGAGTGCGTCCGCACCGATCGACGCACCCGACTCCTTGTGCGCGGTCATCTCGTAGCTCACCTGATGCAGGCGAACCACCGGGTCGGCCTCGCCGACCGGAAGGTCGACGAAGTACGACGACACCTGGTTGCCGACGACGCCACTCGCTGCCTCGGTGCGCACGCTGACCGGCACCATCGCGCGCACGACCGTGCTCGGCAGGACCGACTCGCCGCGAGTGAGCAGCCAGGTCCGCAGGGCGCCCGCAACGGTCGCGAGCACGACATCGTTCACCGTGCCGCCGTGCGTCTTGCGGATCCGCTTGTAGTCGTCGAGAAGGGTCGACGCCGTACCGAACCGGCGTTGCTCGCCGATGTTCGCATTGAGTGGTGACTGAGGCGCAGGGCGCAGGGACGTCCGAGCAACGGCGGCCAGACCACCGAGTGCGCCGATGACGCGTTGTGACGTGGCGCTCGCATCGGCCAGATCCGCGCGAACCGTCTCGACGAGCTGAGTCGGGCGCCGGAACGTGTCCGCAACCGCGTCCGCCACCAGCCCCAGCCGCGACGGCTCTGGCTGCGGGACCCACAAGTCCTCGGGCAGCTGTCGCGGTGTCGGTTCGATGTCGAGGATCAACGTCGTGATGTCGACCGCACTGACTCCGTCGACCATCGCGTGATGGGTCTTGGAGATGATCGCGAACCGGTTATCGGCCAACCCCTCGACCAGATACATCTCCCACAGCGGGCGGTTACGGTCGAGCCGGCGCGCCATCAGCCGCCCGACCAGCTCGCGCAGCTGTGCGTCAGAGCCAGGCTTCGGCAATGCGCTGCGCCGGACGTGATAGGTGATGTCGAAGTCCTCGTCGTCCACCCACACCGGGTTCGCGAGCCGGCCCGGCACGGTGCGGATCCGCTGGCGGTAGCGAGGAACGAGAGCGATCCGTCGCGCGACCAGATCGCACAGGGCGTCGTAGTCGAACGGCTGGTCGGTCGGCGGCGCGAAGGTCGCTACCCCGCCGACGTGCATCGGCGTCGTCGGCGTCTCGAGGTACAGGAACGAGACGTCGAGAGCAGAAAGCCGTTCGGTCACATGGTCAAGTCTGGCATCGGATCGTGGCCCGGTGGCTGCCGAAGCACCAACTCACCCCCGAAACGGATGACCGAACAGGGCTTCCAGCTCATCGAGCGTCTCCTGCGGCGTGACGTGGTGCACACCGACCATTCCCACCGCGGCCGCCCCGCGCACGTTGGGCATCAGGTCGTCCACGAACACGCACTCGGCCGGCTCGAGGCCGATCTCGGCGGCGGTCAACAGGTAGATCTCCGGTTCGGGTTTGCGCAGCTGCACCTCACCCGAGATCACGACCGCGTCGAACAGCTCGGTCCACCCTTCGCGGGGGTAGGTGTTGCCCCAGGAGTTCGACAGCAGGCCGGTTCTCAGTCCGGCCGCCTTGGCGTGCCGCACCGCAGCGACCATCGACGGTTGGGGCTCGAAGCCGGCGAACATGCGGGTCAGCAGGCCGTCGCTCTCGACCCCGCGACCGTCGTGGGTGCGCAGCCGCCCGGCCAGCTGGTGTTCGAAATCGGGGACCTCGAGCTCGCCGCGCTCGAGCGCGTGGACCGGGTTGC from Mycobacteriales bacterium encodes:
- a CDS encoding Ig-like domain-containing protein codes for the protein MRRATSVAVAILLGAGTLTLGVGSAAAGGGPAIDSSPSNATTATTLEWTFSNASPASCELTEGATTVSALADCTSPADYDVSADPGGSYTFTVYASDAADVDVGTTPSATSTVDVAPVSPTITASPTSPDNDTTPSWSFSLPTGATASCELDDPSGDAVDTAAHCTSPYTSPDLNNAPADGTNGQYTFSVTPTAGGVTGAAATSTYTLDTVQPAAPDVNADASIGYSRHPGFTVTGIVSGATLTCTVTGPSGGPAVSVESCGASSELDLSGGDDGTYTLHVTQTKDGNVSSEGTATYQLDTHIPAAPVVTAPTSPGTDDSPTFTVSGIEPGGTAECQVSGPSTVPTPVCGASTTLDLSAAAEGTYTLTVVVKDAAGLQSVPASATYEFEAGGPSVPVVTAPASPSNSRAPDFTVTDSDPVGLTYECDVSGPSPVTTSECGPSTVIDLAGAADGTYQLSVVAIDGLGQAGPAGLASYTLDTTPPPAPVVTGPASPSNDTSPSFTISDTEPGVTLSCSLNGPISYPIPPSQCQSGLTLNLAGPGHDGDYTLSVTATDEAGNSSPAGSADYTLDTTPPPAPTVVAPPSPSNDKSPTFTISDAESDATLSCVLVDPSDATVFDGVCPADGTFDTSSDSLDGQYQLTVTATDPAGNTSSASATWTRDTTPPPAPTVSAPPSPSNDLTPSFVVSDSESGVSFDCTLAGPGNSTVFTGTCPAGDGFDLSGFGDGTYTLSVTATDAAGNTSTPGTASYVLDTTAPPVPTVSLLAPVLS
- the pruA gene encoding L-glutamate gamma-semialdehyde dehydrogenase gives rise to the protein MDAVTTVPVPTNETVRMYAPGSAERATLEAKLKELVAGGPIDLPLTIAGERVAGKGEPVPVVEPHRHASVLGHTYNATTEQVTRAVDAALDAAPQWRALSFEDRAAVILKAADLLAGPWRDELNAATMLGQSKTCYQAEIDSACETIDFWRFNVHFARQILSEQPISGPGVWNRFDHRPLEGFVLAISPFNFTAIAANLATAPVLMGVPVVWKPSPTQGFAAQVLIRLLETAGLPPGVINLVTGDGRAVSEVALVHPDLAGVHFTGSTATFQHLWHTVGANLDSYRSYPRLVGETGGKDFVVAHPSADVEALRVGLVRGAFEYQGQKCSAASRAYLPSSLWQRMRDDLISDTEALPMGDVTDFSNFLGAVIDRRSFDRLAGVLDRVKQDPALSILTGGTVDDSVGYFVRPTIIEGSDPTNEVFTTEYFGPILSVHVYDDGDYEEILTHAASSTRYALTGSIFAQDRRAIATAADALRYAAGNFYINDKPTGAVVGQQPFGGARASGTNDKAGSAHNLMRWTSPRTIKETFAPPTDWRYPHLG
- a CDS encoding patatin-like phospholipase family protein, which translates into the protein MTAATPRRGLVLGGGGVLGASWMIGALSALEQALGWDPREAEVIIGTSAGSVLAGLLGSGVGAQSLVNHQRGVLAPGDPRIDFDPDTASGGALPPMPRLRIGSRALVARTVLHPRRVPPLAAFAAFAPRGRGSLAPVGDLIRAANPSGAWPAAPEVWVVAMDYDSGRRIAFGRGDAPAATMPEAVMSSCAIPGWYAAVEIDGRRYVDGGTLSPTSIDLLCDRGLDEVYVLAPMASFDYDEPASMVGRMERRFRRAMTKRVLHEAGKVRRRGASVTVLGPGRADLEAIGVNLMDHRRRKQVLEVSLTTTAAALADAGPPLSAAG
- a CDS encoding wax ester/triacylglycerol synthase family O-acyltransferase, which produces MTERLSALDVSFLYLETPTTPMHVGGVATFAPPTDQPFDYDALCDLVARRIALVPRYRQRIRTVPGRLANPVWVDDEDFDITYHVRRSALPKPGSDAQLRELVGRLMARRLDRNRPLWEMYLVEGLADNRFAIISKTHHAMVDGVSAVDITTLILDIEPTPRQLPEDLWVPQPEPSRLGLVADAVADTFRRPTQLVETVRADLADASATSQRVIGALGGLAAVARTSLRPAPQSPLNANIGEQRRFGTASTLLDDYKRIRKTHGGTVNDVVLATVAGALRTWLLTRGESVLPSTVVRAMVPVSVRTEAASGVVGNQVSSYFVDLPVGEADPVVRLHQVSYEMTAHKESGASIGADALVRLTGFAPPTIHLAAARLASGLSRRLFNVVVTNVPGPQFPLYAAGAQMIDCYPVVPLAKGQAITIGLTSYNGGVYYGLNCDRDSMPDVDVLAACIEESLTELLETAR
- a CDS encoding HAD family phosphatase; this translates as MAELRGLIVDWGGVLTSPLQDSMMSWCDADGIDYVEFRRVMREWLGPSYDDDAARNPVHALERGELEVPDFEHQLAGRLRTHDGRGVESDGLLTRMFAGFEPQPSMVAAVRHAKAAGLRTGLLSNSWGNTYPREGWTELFDAVVISGEVQLRKPEPEIYLLTAAEIGLEPAECVFVDDLMPNVRGAAAVGMVGVHHVTPQETLDELEALFGHPFRG